Proteins from a genomic interval of Spea bombifrons isolate aSpeBom1 chromosome 4, aSpeBom1.2.pri, whole genome shotgun sequence:
- the TNFAIP8L3 gene encoding tumor necrosis factor alpha-induced protein 8-like protein 3 encodes MDTDSGDLSEGELSPGPELFSSKSFAVQAQKKILSKMATKTMANMLIDDTSSEIFDELFKATKEHVKNKKEAHKILKDVIKVAVKVGILYRNNQFSPEELEIVEKFRKKLNQTAMTAVSFYEVEYTFDKNVLSGLLHDCKTLLHELVQRHLTPKSHSRINRVFNHFADMEFLTALYSVDGTCRPYLKRICEGVNKLLDQRVL; translated from the coding sequence GGCCTGAGTTATTTAGCTCAAAGAGCTTTGCAGTTCAAGCCCAGAAGAAAATCCTGAGCAAGATGGCGACAAAGACTATGGCAAACATGCTTATTGATGATACAAGCAGTGAAATATTTGACGAGCTGTTCAAGGCGACCAAGGAGCatgtaaagaacaaaaaagaggCGCATAAAATTCTTAAGGATGTTATAAAGGTGGCTGTGAAAGTTGGCATTTTGTACAGGAACAACCAGTTCAGTCCAGAAGAGCTGGAAATTGTGGAGAAATTCAGAAAAAAGCTGAACCAGACCGCAATGACGGCTGTGAGTTTCTATGAAGTCGAGTACACATTTGATAAAAATGTGCTCTCTGGACTCCTTCACGATTGTAAAACTCTTCTTCACGAGTTAGTGCAGCGCCACCTCACACCAAAATCTCACAGCCGAATCAACAGGGTCTTCAATCATTTTGCCGACATGGAATTCCTTACAGCACTTTACAGTGTTGATGGGACCTGCAGGCCATATCTCAAAAGGATATGCGAGGGGGTAAATAAACTGCTGGATCAAAGGGTCCTTTAA